One Punica granatum isolate Tunisia-2019 chromosome 3, ASM765513v2, whole genome shotgun sequence genomic window carries:
- the LOC116199439 gene encoding laccase-17-like, whose translation MKKLRSLAAAANRVCEPLLLLLFLAAGSVLHSPVQGAIHHYDFVLKENNFTRLCSTKSMLVVNDSFPGPVIRVYKGILCMSMSITKEITLLPSTGSWYNINVNEVVDEDLATGADTPRSIAFVINGQPGDFCECS comes from the exons ATGAAGAAGCTGAGGTCATTAGCTGCGGCAGCCAACAGAGTCTGTGAGCCTCTCTTGCTCCTCTTGTTTCTCGCTGCCGGTTCCGTCCTCCACTCTCCGGTTCAGGGTGCCATCCATCACTATGACTTCGTG CTTAAGGAGAACAATTTCACGAGGCTATGCAGCACCAAGAGCATGCTGGTGGTGAATGACAGCTTCCCGGGCCCTGTGATTCGGGTCTACAAGGGGATACTGTGTATGTCAATGTCCATAACCAAGGAGATTACGCTGTTACCATCCACTG GATCTTGGTATAATATCAATGTCAATGAAGTAGTCGACGAGGACTTGGCGACTGGAGCGGACACGCCTCGTTCAATTGCCTTTGTGATCAACGGCCAACCAGGAGACTTTTGTGAATGCTCTTAA